In Gouania willdenowi chromosome 15, fGouWil2.1, whole genome shotgun sequence, one DNA window encodes the following:
- the LOC114476977 gene encoding coiled-coil domain-containing protein 106-like → MKTTPVDHAVHMDDNDDDTEATLAPTAFLNVKKNHLLKKKKHTATEKTSDLTKERYSLLQQLGKNDSGTIDTSSSATSSPDASSFASSSSPSNSSSSSSSSTDSSDSDKKSKKRRKKKKKHHHQSHKKKDKRKKKGRKKEQHGKQRARHPKEVVKRYQKVLKAYKKERKLSAAYRKVGVDRNTVATNAPICELAVVAPEKYKELLFAHTPQQRLQDFAKKCLEVLMNDPNLLRDVEHQKKKGKLIPLSKKA, encoded by the exons ATGAAAACTACACCTGTGGACCACGCTGTGCACATGGACGACAATGACGACG ATACTGAGGCAACTCTCGCTCCAacagcatttttaaatgttaagaaGAACCATCTCCTTAAGAAGAAGAAGCACACTGCTACAGAAAAAACAAGTGACCTGACCAAGGAGAGATACTCCCTCCTCCAACAACTTGGCAAAA ATGACAGCGGGACAATTGACACATCTTCCTCGGCCACCTCGTCTCCTGATGCATCTTCTTTCGCTTCATCCTCCAGCCCATCCAACTCCTCTTCATCAAGCTCCTCCTCTACTGATTCCTCTGATTCGGACAAGAAATCAAAGAAAAGacgcaagaagaaaaaaaagcaccaccaccagagtcacaaaaaaaaagataagaggaagaaaaaagggAGGAAAAAGGAGCAGCATGGAAAACAAAGAG caCGTCATCCTAAGGAGGTCGTCAAGAGATACCAGAAAGTCCTTAAGGCatacaagaaagaaagaaagctgaGTGCGGCATATAGAAAAGTTGGTGTTGACCGAAACACCGTCGCCACCAATGCCCCAATATGTGAGCTGGCTGTTGTGGCCCCGGAGAAATACAAAGAGTTGTTGTTTGCTCATACCCCACAGCAACGACTGCAGGACTTTGCAAAAAAATGTCTGGAAGTGTTAATGAATGATCCAAATCTTTTAAGGGATGTTGAACATCAAAAGAAAAAGGGGAAACTGATTCCTCTGTCTAAGAAAGCTTAG